TACTTTGGTTCGCCTAGTCATCCGATTAAAGCCGTCGATGGGATTAGTTTTGATGTGTACGAGGGCGAAACACTCGGTCTAGTAGGGGAATCTGGTTGCGGTAAGTCAACCACGGGACGCTCTATTATTGGTTTATATGACATTACGGATGGCGACATAGTGTTTGATGGACAAGTCATCAGTGGACAGCAAACACCCGCACAACGAAAAACATTAGCGTCGAACTTACAGATGATTTTTCAAGACCCTTATGCGTCACTAAACCCTCGGATGACTGCCGGTGAAATTATTGGCGAGGGCTTCGATATTCACGGGCTGTATAAAAATAAAGCCGAGCGCCATGAACATATTGGCATTTTACTAGAAGCTGTAGGCTTAAACCGTGAGCACGCCAACCGATACGCACATGAGTTCTCTGGTGGTCAGCGCCAACGGATTGGGATTGCTCGTGCCTTGGCATTAAGACCGAAATTCATTATTGCTGATGAACCAATATCAGCCTTAGACGTATCCATTCAAGCGCAAGTCGTTAACTTATTGAAGAAATTACAAAAAGAACGTCAATTAACTTATTTATTCATCGCACACGATTTATCGATGGTCAAATATATTAGTGACCGAATCGCGGTGATGTATGCAGGAAAAATACTAGAAATCGGCCCAGCAGCCGAAATCTATCGCAATCCAATCCATCCATATACTAAATCGCTCTTATCAGCTGTCCCGCAACCGGACCCAATCAGTGAAAGCACCCGTCAGCGAGTACCTTATGTTCATCAAGAACCGACCGGTGTGGTCGAAAAACGTGAAGTGACACCCGAACACTTTGTCTATGCAGATGAAGCGCAGTTTAGGGATTGGGTGGGGAGATAAATATATAGAAGGAAACTAACAATTCTACTTCCATCTATCACAAACATCTAGTATAATATAGGAGTAGTTTGCGATAGATGGAATTAAATCTTATACGCTACTAATTAAGAAAATTTTCAATACGAACGTAATAATTGACTCAATCGACGAAAGCAACGTAAAGAGGAGCTGTGATGAAACAATTGAGAAAGATTGTTTTAGCTTGATAAATAAGGCGAAAAACGGCGATATTACAGCGTTTTAATCAAAATGTACTAACCTGTAATAAAAGTGAAACAAATGAAACTTATTATGATTTCTATCAAAACGTTGATACAAAGGGTTTTGAAGCGCTTTAAAAATATATTCCTAATTGTTTAAGAAAAGTTTAAGAAATAGTTGACTTTTGTTTAGGATTGGGTTATTATTATGACAAGATGTTGAAAGACATTAAAAAAACATTCTGGAGGGAAAATAATTATGAAAAAATCATTATTAGTTGCAACATTATTCGCTTCTCAATTAGTAGCAGCACAAGTTTCTGCTGAAGAAGCAATACCAAACGAAAATCAAAACGCTAATACAGAAATGGCAGCACCACAAGAAAAACCAGCTGAAGCACCAAAATTGGATTCAGCTAAACGTATGGAAGTATTAGCTTTAATCGAAAAAGCTGAATTAACAGATGAACAAAAAGGTTCATTAGCAGTAGAAGCTGATATGGCTGAAACTCAAGCGGATTTAGATAAAGTTGTTGCAAAAATTAAAGAAATGGCAGCGCCAAAAGAGACTCCAAAAGAAGAAAAACCAGTTGTGAAACCAGTAGACTCAGCTAAACGTGTTGACTTATTAAAAGCAATTGATGCTTCTAAATTAACTGACGAACAAAAAGGTAAATTAGCTCAAAAAGTTGATGCTGCTGTAACAGAAGAAGATTTAAATAAAGTAGTTGCAGAATTAAAAGAAATGACAACTCCAAAAGAAACTCCAAAAGCTAAAGCTGATTCAGCTAAACGTGTTGACTTATTAAAAGCAATTGATGCTTCTAAATTAACTGACGAACAAAAAGAAGAATTAGCACTAAAAGCTGATAAAGCAGAAACACAAGAAGATTTAGAAAAAGTAGCAGCTGAATTCAAAAAAATGACTGCACCAAAAGCAGAAATGAAATCTGATGCAGAGTTACGTGATGAATTATTAAAATTAATCGATGGTTCTGAATTAACTCCTGAACAAAAAGGTAAATTAGCAGAAGAAGTAAGCTTTGCTAAAGATAGAAAAGAATTAGATAAAGTTGCTGAAAAAGTAAGAAAAATGGTAAAACCAGCAGAAGTAAAACCTGATGCTAAAAAATCTGATGCAGAATTACGTGATGAATTATTAAAATTAATTGATGGTTCTAACTTAACTGATGAACAAAAAGGTAAATTAGCAGAAGAAGTAAGCTTCGCTAAAGATAGAGCAGAATTAGATAAAGTTGCTGAAAAAGTAAGAAAAATGGTTGCAGCAAAACCAGCTGCTAAAAAAGCAGATGACAAAAAAGTAGCTGCAAAACCAGCTGAAAAAGCTACTAAAGAAGCAGCTGCTAAAAAAGCTACTTTACCAAACACTGGTGAAACTACTACTTTAGGCGCATTAGCATTAGCTACGTTATCTGTAGTTGCAGGTGCTGTATTAGTGGCTCCACGTTTCAAAAAAGAAAACTAATTTAATCTAGATTAGAATTTCAAAAAGTACTGATGGGATAACCGTCAGTGCTTTTTTTTATTGTCTTTCCGACATCTTGTGGGGACCCACAAGATCCTGTTTTTCTTATGAAACGTTCGCATTTACGTTCGAAAAGTAGACATTTTCATTGTTTTAGTAGATAATATCCTGAATTCCCGAAGTAATTAAACCACAGACAATAAATATCACGAAAAACTTGATAAAATCAAAGTTTTTCGTGATATTTTTGTCGACTTACATTGGCACAACTGATATAATTTAGTTATACCAATATATATACATTAAGGAGCTTAATCATGACACTTGTACGTATGAAAAACAAAAAAACTGGAATAACTTATGTTTATGAATCAACCTCTTATTATGATAAAGAAAAGAAACAATCTCGCCCTAAAAGAAAACTCATTGGAAAAATAGATCCTGAAACAGGGGAAATTGTCCCAACGACACCACGAACAGCCCCTAAGAAAAAGCGTCAAACTGACACAAACACTTACCGACAAAAGCATTATGGAGTACGCTCGCTTTTTCAACAAATAGCTAATAAATTACAATTATTTAAAGGCTTAGAAGCTATCTTTGGAGAGAAAGGGAAAGATATTTTCGAGTTAGCTTGTTACCTCATCTCAGCACCCAATAATTCAATGATGTACTATTCTGATTGGGCAGAAAGCAACTATACTTATCGACAACCATTAACGTCTCAAGATATTTCACGCGTATTCCAGTCAATTACACATGATGATGTGCAACGATTCTTTAATTGGATGGTAAAAACACACGGAGAAAATGAGTATTGGGCCTATGATACGACAAGTATCTCCAGCTACTCAGAAAAACTAAAAGATGTACAATATGGATACAATAAAGAAGATGATCGGTTAGCCCAATTGAATTTAGGGTTATTATATGGACAAAAGAGCCGCTTACCTTTTGCATACCGTGAACTACCAGGAAATATTACAGATGTAAAAACAGTCAATTGGTTATTAGATGAGTTAGAAGATATTGATGCAACGAAAGTGAATGTCGTAATGGACAGAGGATTCAACTCAGCTAAAAATATTCAAGGACTATTAGAGAGTGGACAGAGCTTTATTTTGGGGGCTAAAACAAGTGTTGGATACATCAAACAGTTAATTGAATCTCATGCAGGAAAAACACATTCTGTCATGAATTATTACCAAGCACAACGTGTGTATGCATATTCCCATAAAGTAACCGATGTGTTTAAGGCATCACCTACCAGTTATTATCCGGTGACCGTTCATTTGTATTACGATGAAGAAAGAGCGCTCAGCATGAATGAAAAATTTAATGATCGTTTGTTACGAGTGTTAAGAGATTGGAAGAAAGGACAAATAAAAGAAAGCGATCAAGCATTCAAGAAGTGTTATTTTAAAGTAGAAAATGGAGAAAAAGTAATCGACGAAGAAGCGGTAAATAACCATCGACAAAAATTTGGTTGGTTTGGACTCCTAACCGATCAAGAATTAACCAGTAAAGAGGCATTGGATATTTACCGTAACAAAGATTTGATTGAAAAAGCATTTAATGATATTAAAGATCGATTGAATATGAGACGGGTTCATGTATCAAGCGAAAGAAGTTTGAGAGGGAAATTATTTACGCAATACATCGCCTTGATTGTATTATCCTACATTAAGAAACAAATGGATGAGCATCAAATGTATAAAGATTACACCTTGCATGGTTTGTTAATGAAATTAGACTTAATCTACTGCTTTATCAATGATAAGAATGAGCTTTCTATTAGTGAGGTGACAACGATGCAAGAAGAATTGTATGAGTTGATGGGTGTAAGAAAACCAAGGTCATGAGGTGACCTTGGTATAATAGGTTCGGGAATGCAGGTAATATTCAGTAGAATCAGAATGAAATTGACGCATTATTCTTACTCTGATTCTATCTAAGCTATCGTTTAAGTTTTTGATGACATGGAAGGAGTCAACGCAAATGGTAGCTTTTTTAAGGTATTGTTGAGCGACAATTTTATAGTTTTTGTACATATCAATGCAGACATATTCCACTCTATTACGATGTTCTAAAGGAATCTGAGCAAAGTAGTTGAGTAGGTAATTTTCCCATCGTCTAGGTAAAACTTCAACGAGTTTCTTATTCTCGAAGTCATACATAACAGTCAGATACTTTGATTGAATGTCTAGTGAAGGGATAAATACTTCATCGAGACAAAGAACCGTTGGTAGATAAACTTTAGGTGGATGGTAATATTTATCAAAATAGCGTCTGACTGTTGTTTCAGAAAGGTTAAAATTAGAAGCTACAGAAGCAAACGTTTCGTTACGCTTTTTAAGAGCATTCATGATACCTTCAATCGTCGCATAAGAAATTCTAGAATGATTTGGTGTGAGATTAAGGGAATCAGAGAAAGATTTATTGCATCGTAAATATTTATAACGTTTGATTTTCGCTTCGATTTGTAATTGTTGATGGTGTTGAAGTAGGACGGTATATGTTTTAGGGTAATAACCCTTACTATGGAAGGATGAGTGAAAGCAGAATGGACAATGTTTAATATTATCCAAAAGGATACAGCGAATCACTCCATTGGGGCTAGAATCGATGGATTGAATTCGATAACTTGGTAAATTAAAAAAAACGGGCAATGAGTTCTTGATAAGTATTCATAAAAAACCTCCTAAAAATATAAAAGACGAACGTTTCATGCTTTATATTTTAAGAGGCTTGTAGGCAAAAAAACAATTTTCTCCGACACAAATTGGGGGATAGAGGTCCCCACAAGCTGTCGGAGCCCTCCCCATCCCTCAGAAAAAGAATGTTAGCATATCTTTTTATTTTTTGGTCACTATTAATCAGAATTTATAGGAATGAGAACTGTTATGATACGAATCATCTCATCAAGAACATCTGCAAGGGAAATCTCCTTTGTATAGCTTTATTTTTTCGAATAATTTTGCCATTGTTTATTCTGAATAGGGTCAGATTTGAACCTCTCGAGTAGTTTAATAATCTTTACAAAATCGAGTTCTGTTTCGCGATATGAAAATGTTCTCTGACAGGCATTTTTCAACTGAATGAAGTCAATGTCTTCTTTCTTCAGTTTTGAAAGAATATAAACATCGTAAAAATCTTTGCTTCTACTGTTCAAGAAGTTACGTGAATAGATGGTTTGAAGTTTCTCTGCTAGAATTGTTTCAATTGTATAAGCAATGATTGGAAAATTGTCTTCATCAAAAATAGCTTTATAGTCGTATGTAATCGGCTGAGGAGTTACAACATCACCTGTCGCAATATCCAAATGGATAACTTGTTTAATATTCTCAAGTTGGCACAAAATTGTTGCTCGATAGCCACCATAGTCATCACTTTCTTTAATAGCCGTGATTGATTGAATCACAAAAGCTATCCCTTCGTCTGAATCTGCTAAAATTTCCTTGAGTTGCTGCTTTACAGTATCTTCTGAGAGTGTTATTTGATGGAACAAAAAATCAATATCAACCGTGCTACGAGATTCAACTCCAATAACATTTGACAGTAGGAATCCTCCTTTGAAGATATAGTGATTTGAATAGGTACTCTGACTTAATTTTTTCAAAATCACTTCTAGAAAGTAATAGGTCATCACGGAATTAAAGGTTAATCCAGTATTCTTTGATATTTTATGACAGAGTGCTGTTAGCTTAGCTTTATTCATACTAGGACCTCCAGAGTTTGTTTGACCTTGTCCAAGGTGTTCATTTTTGACGCATATTCATAGAGTTTTGTAAGATTTTTTTTAGGATAGTTTCCGTAATGTTGAAGTGTTTTGACAAAAAGCTCAGTATCTATTTTTTCTCGATGAATCACAAAATCACAAATAATACGTTCGAAATCATACACTCTTACCTCGTTTCCCATAGGGGTTTTTACAAGAGTAATTCCTAGTTCACTATATTCCTTAGAAACGGAATGAATGTTCAGATTAGCTGGAGGAGTATTAAAACGGTAGCCTCTAGGAATGGTTACGTCAAAATATTGAGGAATTTCATCTGTAAATTGTTGCAGGTAAAGTGCTGAGATATAAGAGAAAACAGCCTTGGGATATCGGTACTGAAAGAAGTAGTATTCGTCGTAGTCTCCATTCTGGGTTAGGAAAATTCCTTTTTCGACGCGGTATATAATCCCTTCTTTTTCTAGTCTTGTCAAATATATTGTTGGAATATTTAGTGCTTTACAATCTTTATAGGTGATAATACCATTGTGGTTTTTTATAAATTCAAGTAGTATCTCTTTTTTTGACATGCTTACTCCTTTCGACGTTGCTTTTACACTACAATTTTACGATATTTGTAGTGTAAAAGCAACATTTTCTTTTCCCTCAATTTATTGTGATAACAAAATCAAGCCTTCTTTTTTATGATGAGGAAAGAGTGACAGTTTGTTGCTATAGAAAAAAGAAAAGAAGGACTATTTATGACCAAAACATGTAATCATCACTTTCTTGTCAATTAGGAAAAAGGCGAGAAACACGTCTTTCGTAAGAGTAAAAAATATCGTACTTTATGTTTGGTTGCCCTTGGAACCATGGTAACCGATGTTGTTGCTTGGGGAGGACGGTTGCACATGCTGATGAAGTTACAACATCAGTTGACACCACCATTCAACGAACGGTCGATTACCAAGAGTTTATCAAAGCTTTTCTCTCTTTGGAATTAAGTATTTCTGATAGAACAATCCTCAATCAAGTATACCAAGATTATATGGATGAAGATGACCTGTCCTTGATTAATGATGAGCTACGAGTTAAAGTTGATAGTTATCAAGATGAAGTACAGGCAGATATGACTGACATTTTGGAAAAAACTGTACCGAACAGGGGAAGGCTCTAGTTTTATTATGGACCTGATGTCCTCAAACAGTCTTTCAGACACTTTGACACAGTATGAGTTTGTGGACAGTGACGATTATTCACCACTTAGCCTTGAAACCTTACAGACCATGATTCAACAGGACGTGGTCATTTCCAGTCAGGATTATTTTGGTGATCTGGTTCACCTTGCCTTGTAAAAAGACTTACTAGACCAGAAAAGTCATTTCTTACAACACTATGTGGTAACTGTAATGGAAGGTATTTCACAAGAACAAGACCAACGAGCCTTGGTCCTAGATTAACACAAAGAGCTGAGAAACATTCTCAGCCTTTTTAATATGGGAGGGAATAATGAATCAAGAAGTCTTACTACAAATGATGAGAGTAACTATTCCTCGTGATAGAGCTTTGCTTGAGGCATTTTTATTTCATTGTGTCAGAAAATTGACGATTCTGTTAATAAAAATTGAACATTTAAAGAAAATTTTATGAAATCGTTGACATTTCTTAATATTTGCTGTACTGTAGAGGTAGGATGTCAGATGGCATTTTATATAAAATTTATCGGAGGTAATCGTTATGAAAAAATCATTACTCGTCGCAACATTGTGTGCGTCACAATTGGTTGTAGCATCAGTTTCTGCCGAAGAAGCAAAAACTTCTGAAATGCCAGGAACATCTACACAAATGTTAAGCGGAACAAATACAGGTGAGAAACAAAAAGTAAAAGTAGATGAAACAAAACGTAAAGAATTACTAAAATTAATCGATAAATCTAAATTAACAGATAAGCAAAAAGAAGATTTAGCGGTGGAAGTAAGTATGGCTGAAACCCAAGAAGATTTGGACAAGGTTGCTAAAAAGTTCAAAGAGTTGACTGAACCTAAAGAAACAACCGCAGCGCCAACAGAAACAACGGCAGCTCCAGCTGAGACAACACAAGCTCCAGCAGAAACATCAGCAGCAAAAACGGTAGAACCAGCTAAACGTACAGAACTGTTAAAAGCGATTGATGCAGCTGATTTGAAAGAAGAAGAAAAAGGAAAATTAGCAGAAGAAGCGAATATGGCAGAAACCCCAGAAGCTTTAGAGAAAGTGGCAGCTAAGCTTAAAGCAATGATGGTGCCAAAAGATACCACAACGCAAATGCCTAAAGAAACAACTAAAGCAATGGTTGACTCAGCTAAACGTACAGAACTCCTCAAAGCAATTGATGCGTCTAATTTGAAAGAAGAGGAAAAAGGAAAATTAGCAGAAGAAGCGAATATGGCAGAAACCCCAGAAGCTTTAGAGAAAGTGGCAGCTAAACTCAAAGCGATGATGGCACCAAAAGACACACCAAAAGCTAAAGCGGACTCAGCTAAACGTACAGAACTCCTTAAAGCAATTGATGCGTCTAATTTAACAGCTGAACAAAAAGGTAAGTTAGCTGAAAAAGCAACTATGGCAGAAACACAAGAAGACTTGGACAAAGTAGCAGCTGAATTTAAAGCGATGCAAGCACCAAGTGAAAAACCAAAACCAGGTATGAAATCCGATGCAGCGTTACGCGATGAATTATTGAAACTAATTGATAACTCTAACTTAACGGCTGAACAAAAAGGTAAATTAGCTGAAGAAGTAAGTTTTGCTAAAGACAGAACAGAATTAGAAAAAGTAGCGGCTAAAGTAAGAAAAATGATTGCTGAAAAACCGGCAGATAAAAAACCAGATGACAAGAAAGAAGCCGATAAAAAAGCAATCGCAAAACCTACGAAAAAACCTGCTTTACCAAATACAGGTGAAAAAACTTCAATTGTAGGCTTAATAACTGCGGTATTAGCTATAGTGGCAGGAGCATTGTTAATTGCACCACGGTTTAAAAAAGAAAAGTAATGTAGTGTAGAATTGGTATTTTACAGAAGCGCTGACGGGAAACTGTCGGTGCTTTTTTATAAAAACGCGGTTATATGACCGCGTTTTTATTGACGAGATAAAGATAATGAAGTATCATATAATTAACTTAATGGAGGTGACTAAGTGTGTGCTAAAGCAAATGTAGCGGATATACAAGCTTTTCTAACTGCAGCAAAGAGTTTGGTTTCTGAAGGAAAATATGACTTTGTGCCGAGAAGGAAGAATATGCAAGCTTTAGCTTCGCATGGTCTTTCTATTATAGATGCAAAGGAGGAAATATTATCTCTTGTAGTCGGTGATTATTATTAGGGGCCTAAACAAGATTTAGACATTAATAGACCTGGAGATATTTGGGAATTTAAGAAGCAAATTGATGGAATTCAATTTTATGTAAAGTTAAAAATCACACAGCATAATGGAGTGCATATCCTGAAATGTATTGGATTTCATGAAGACGATTTTGTTTAATCATAGTGTGACAACGAGCGCTTTGAAATGAACCACTGGAGAAAGGCACCGTAGTGCGAGTATCGCACGCAGGGGACTTTTGAAGTGGATGTCATTTCAGCGAGTTGGCACCAGAATCAGGAGGTGACTTCGATGAAAAAATATTGTCAAGAATGTGGAAGAGAAGTAGAAACAAAAGTAATTTCAAAGCATGAAGTATATAAAGTTCTCGGAGAAGAGATTGAGATTTCTGCTCAAGTACTTATGTGCTCTGAGTGCGAAGAGGAATTTTATTGTGAAGAATTAGATAACGCGACTTTAATTAACGCGTATAATGAGTATAGAAAAAGACATAAGTTGCTTCTTCCATCAGAAATAAAAGAAATTAGAGAGTTATATGGATTGAGTCAAAGAGCCTTTGCGAAACTCCTGAATTGGGGAGATAAGACAATTCATCGATATGAGAATGGCTCGATTCAAGATAAGGCGCATAATAGTTTATTGCTTTTTTTGAGAAATCCAGAGAATATGAAAGATTATTTGAAAAATAATGAAAATGCTCTTGGTGAAAAGCAAAGTGCTAGATTAATTGAGGTAGTTGATAAACTGGTTTATGAAAGAGGAAAAGCAGTTGCTGATAAATTTTTTGATATGTATATGTCTAGCGAGCCATCAATTGAGAATGGCTTTAAGGAATTTGATTATGAAAAATTTGCTGCAATGGTTTTGTTTTTCTCTAGTAAATCCACAGTGCTATTAAAGACAAAATTAATGAAGTTGTTGAATTATTCAGATATGATTTTCTATAAGGAAAATAGCGTGTCGATATCAGGATTGAAGTATGTTCATTTACCTTATGGTCCAGTTCCAGAAAAATTTGATGTGTTGTTAGGAAAATTAGCCGAGGATAATATAGCGCATATTGAAATTGAATATGATGGAAAATATGAAAAACATAAAGTGTTGCCAAATGTAGCTACAGACGATGGGGTTTTAACAGATGATGAAATAGCTGTTCTTGACCGAGTTTATAAAAAGTTTGCTAATTTTGGTTCTGTTGAAATTTCTAATTATTCGCATAAAGAAACAGGATATTCCTCGACTCTACCTGGGGAAATAATTTCGTATATTTATGCTTCGGATATTGAACTGGAATAAAAAAACGTTATGGTTTTACAGAAGCACTGATGGGAAACTGTCGGTGCTTTTTTATTGTTGAAGCGGATCTCGAATATTTGTGACTGATATCGATGTCGGCTGCAAACTAAAAGGATGATGTTAGAATGTGAGAGTGTCTGATGCACAACGAAAAGATAGGGTATATTTTGTAAGTTTGTAAAGAGCAACGACGTAAAATGTACGCACTGCTTAATGTTAAAGGAATCGTAAGTGGTAGTGTATTTAGATAGGGAGCAGCCAAATGCTATAACAAAAAAACGCCAAACACTTTAATAGAAATAAGCCAAACGCTTTAATGAAAATCCGCCAAACACTTTAACAAAAAGCAGCCAAATGCTTTAATTTGTGATATAGTACTGTTAAAGATTGTTTTTGTGGAGGGGAAAATGAAAAAATATTTACTTAGAATCAATCACAGATGAATTGTTAGAAGATAGACTAAATGCTAAAGGAGCAGTATTAATCGAAGGGCCTAAATGGTACGGTAAAACAACAACAGCAAAAAAATTTGCAAAAAGTTTTATCTCGATGGATAAGCCTGATATGGCTAAGCAATATCAGCAAATGGCAGAATTTTCTCCTAATACTTTATTAGAGGGTCAAACGCCAAGACTTATTGATGAATGGCCAATAGCACCTAATCTATGGAATGCAGTGCGTTATGAGGTTGATAATCGAGATGTATTTGGTCAGTTTATATTGACAGGTTCGGCAGTCCCTGAAGAATTTAATGATTTTATGCATACTGGTACTGGAAGAATATCTAGACTTTTAATGCGGCCTATGAGCTTATAT
The genomic region above belongs to Aerococcaceae bacterium zg-1292 and contains:
- a CDS encoding ABC transporter ATP-binding protein, coding for MTKKKLLEVKNFKQYFGSPSHPIKAVDGISFDVYEGETLGLVGESGCGKSTTGRSIIGLYDITDGDIVFDGQVISGQQTPAQRKTLASNLQMIFQDPYASLNPRMTAGEIIGEGFDIHGLYKNKAERHEHIGILLEAVGLNREHANRYAHEFSGGQRQRIGIARALALRPKFIIADEPISALDVSIQAQVVNLLKKLQKERQLTYLFIAHDLSMVKYISDRIAVMYAGKILEIGPAAEIYRNPIHPYTKSLLSAVPQPDPISESTRQRVPYVHQEPTGVVEKREVTPEHFVYADEAQFRDWVGR
- a CDS encoding LPXTG cell wall anchor domain-containing protein; translated protein: MKKSLLVATLFASQLVAAQVSAEEAIPNENQNANTEMAAPQEKPAEAPKLDSAKRMEVLALIEKAELTDEQKGSLAVEADMAETQADLDKVVAKIKEMAAPKETPKEEKPVVKPVDSAKRVDLLKAIDASKLTDEQKGKLAQKVDAAVTEEDLNKVVAELKEMTTPKETPKAKADSAKRVDLLKAIDASKLTDEQKEELALKADKAETQEDLEKVAAEFKKMTAPKAEMKSDAELRDELLKLIDGSELTPEQKGKLAEEVSFAKDRKELDKVAEKVRKMVKPAEVKPDAKKSDAELRDELLKLIDGSNLTDEQKGKLAEEVSFAKDRAELDKVAEKVRKMVAAKPAAKKADDKKVAAKPAEKATKEAAAKKATLPNTGETTTLGALALATLSVVAGAVLVAPRFKKEN
- a CDS encoding transposase, with the protein product MTLVRMKNKKTGITYVYESTSYYDKEKKQSRPKRKLIGKIDPETGEIVPTTPRTAPKKKRQTDTNTYRQKHYGVRSLFQQIANKLQLFKGLEAIFGEKGKDIFELACYLISAPNNSMMYYSDWAESNYTYRQPLTSQDISRVFQSITHDDVQRFFNWMVKTHGENEYWAYDTTSISSYSEKLKDVQYGYNKEDDRLAQLNLGLLYGQKSRLPFAYRELPGNITDVKTVNWLLDELEDIDATKVNVVMDRGFNSAKNIQGLLESGQSFILGAKTSVGYIKQLIESHAGKTHSVMNYYQAQRVYAYSHKVTDVFKASPTSYYPVTVHLYYDEERALSMNEKFNDRLLRVLRDWKKGQIKESDQAFKKCYFKVENGEKVIDEEAVNNHRQKFGWFGLLTDQELTSKEALDIYRNKDLIEKAFNDIKDRLNMRRVHVSSERSLRGKLFTQYIALIVLSYIKKQMDEHQMYKDYTLHGLLMKLDLIYCFINDKNELSISEVTTMQEELYELMGVRKPRS
- a CDS encoding ISL3 family transposase: MDNIKHCPFCFHSSFHSKGYYPKTYTVLLQHHQQLQIEAKIKRYKYLRCNKSFSDSLNLTPNHSRISYATIEGIMNALKKRNETFASVASNFNLSETTVRRYFDKYYHPPKVYLPTVLCLDEVFIPSLDIQSKYLTVMYDFENKKLVEVLPRRWENYLLNYFAQIPLEHRNRVEYVCIDMYKNYKIVAQQYLKKATICVDSFHVIKNLNDSLDRIRVRIMRQFHSDSTEYYLHSRTYYTKVTS
- a CDS encoding type IV toxin-antitoxin system AbiEi family antitoxin domain-containing protein, whose protein sequence is MSKKEILLEFIKNHNGIITYKDCKALNIPTIYLTRLEKEGIIYRVEKGIFLTQNGDYDEYYFFQYRYPKAVFSYISALYLQQFTDEIPQYFDVTIPRGYRFNTPPANLNIHSVSKEYSELGITLVKTPMGNEVRVYDFERIICDFVIHREKIDTELFVKTLQHYGNYPKKNLTKLYEYASKMNTLDKVKQTLEVLV
- a CDS encoding LPXTG cell wall anchor domain-containing protein codes for the protein MKKSLLVATLCASQLVVASVSAEEAKTSEMPGTSTQMLSGTNTGEKQKVKVDETKRKELLKLIDKSKLTDKQKEDLAVEVSMAETQEDLDKVAKKFKELTEPKETTAAPTETTAAPAETTQAPAETSAAKTVEPAKRTELLKAIDAADLKEEEKGKLAEEANMAETPEALEKVAAKLKAMMVPKDTTTQMPKETTKAMVDSAKRTELLKAIDASNLKEEEKGKLAEEANMAETPEALEKVAAKLKAMMAPKDTPKAKADSAKRTELLKAIDASNLTAEQKGKLAEKATMAETQEDLDKVAAEFKAMQAPSEKPKPGMKSDAALRDELLKLIDNSNLTAEQKGKLAEEVSFAKDRTELEKVAAKVRKMIAEKPADKKPDDKKEADKKAIAKPTKKPALPNTGEKTSIVGLITAVLAIVAGALLIAPRFKKEK
- a CDS encoding DUF4065 domain-containing protein, which translates into the protein MKKYCQECGREVETKVISKHEVYKVLGEEIEISAQVLMCSECEEEFYCEELDNATLINAYNEYRKRHKLLLPSEIKEIRELYGLSQRAFAKLLNWGDKTIHRYENGSIQDKAHNSLLLFLRNPENMKDYLKNNENALGEKQSARLIEVVDKLVYERGKAVADKFFDMYMSSEPSIENGFKEFDYEKFAAMVLFFSSKSTVLLKTKLMKLLNYSDMIFYKENSVSISGLKYVHLPYGPVPEKFDVLLGKLAEDNIAHIEIEYDGKYEKHKVLPNVATDDGVLTDDEIAVLDRVYKKFANFGSVEISNYSHKETGYSSTLPGEIISYIYASDIELE